The Chanos chanos chromosome 6, fChaCha1.1, whole genome shotgun sequence genome includes a region encoding these proteins:
- the LOC115815742 gene encoding class A basic helix-loop-helix protein 9, giving the protein MSSLASNTESEFSDDEMEGSPLCQGEDSGNEIPSKRSCPALESSVSHCPSELEEARTAKKRARPVRSKARRMAANVRERKRILDYNQAFNALRTALKHDLNGKRLSKIATLRRAINRISALSIFLKTHPSGPDQLPCTHAECHGIQEETIVDPGKQRSFQNQAENFMQQQEHEGLHVHAMSPQKQVYQDVTSNATHPSPQHGPCSPDDWIHVNHGPFGHSWEELSGASFHGGVPACQYGMRTMCHQNHMDHYTDCPTMPVSWQLGYRQCSGYQRSLSMH; this is encoded by the coding sequence ATGAGCAGCCTAGCTAGCAACACAGAGTCTGAGTTCTCTGACGATGAGATGGAGGGAAGCCCTCTCTGCCAGGGGGAGGACAGTGGAAATGAAATCCCCTCGAAGAGATCCTGTCCTGCATTGGAGAGCTCCGTCAGTCATTGCCCCAGCGAACTGGAGGAGGCGAGGACGGCCAAGAAGCGTGCCCGTCCCGTGCGGTCTAAAGCCCGCCGCATGGCCGCCAACGTGCGCGAGCGTAAGCGTATCCTGGACTACAACCAGGCCTTCAATGCCCTTCGCACAGCTCTGAAACATGACCTCAACGGTAAGCGTCTGTCCAAGATCGCAACCCTTCGACGTGCCATTAATCGCATCTCTGCGCTCTCCATCTTCCTAAAGACTCATCCCAGCGGCCCCGACCAGCTGCCCTGCACGCACGCCGAGTGCCATGGGATACAGGAGGAGACCATAGTGGACCCTGGGAAACAGAGAAGCTTCCAGAACCAGGCTGAGAACTTCATGCAGCAGCAGGAGCATGAGGGGCTTCATGTACATGCCATGTCCCCACAAAAGCAGGTTTATCAGGACGTCACCTCAAATGCCACACATCCTTCCCCTCAGCACGGTCCGTGTTCCCCAGACGACTGGATCCACGTGAATCATGGACCCTTTGGCCACTCTTGGGAAGAACTGAGCGGTGCCTCCTTCCATGGTGGAGTTCCAGCGTGCCAGTATGGGATGAGAACTATGTGTCACCAGAACCACATGGACCACTATACAGACTGTCCTACTATGCCTGTGTCCTGGCAGCTGGGTTATCGGCAGTGCTCTGGCTATCAGCGGTCTCTCAGTATGCactga
- the nufip2 gene encoding nuclear fragile X mental retardation-interacting protein 2, giving the protein MEDRPHGGAPTIYCNHGEESSPNQSNISVNNDQRHCQLQGEETQTKKIENGKINGTTAEEEETPTSFNQVSSLHPMSSNGGTHPIEINLKQKPPRKAFIANSPGEKKGNNNSTSSMDCKNDKPSDLKILEGKRETLASLNGVVTVNSGQLANGYPNVPCGDNDGSGSESGYTTPKKRRAQRNGKAGDSVIAAQVKTMHQIPVAPDSPSKPQGSQPDGGRVPSKAESHSGGPKVRQMPTAVTAAPHTPPAAEPQRKNSDSGKAAGAAGKKFEDRSGKVKVVTSVSVKEDSWTLFKPPPVFPVDNSSAKIVPKISYASKVKENLNKAAQTVGDALPPPPPITTPSQVPGRLSQVPMSAVKTITSASFSNGPLSGEGNSCPLPGPLFNSTPSGAATALVPTGPGDENVASSSSTTSGSTSVSSATTMTVVEPRKPSLFVSAFAPSNMQLSLPSARQPDPPNAQTNQKSLGDIFQNQWGLSFINEPSAGPETTVCRSLGKGKPVEVTFQGDCSSAIVGVTQTPSASPLRSEHPPFPKAYELDKRTSVQTLNRGATSCPPSGAAAQDSPSQTPVFGLDAQKDEAGGHGAIVFCSSSKDPGAELPQTCPVPAVLALVRDQGRTKGFDRRSDSGSFDLKAAVIYHTKEMEYILNLQKQDPNRVVLYCDLKDGPDH; this is encoded by the exons ATGGAGGACCGGCCCCATGGAGGGGCACCAACAATATATTGCAATCATGGAGAAGAGAGTAGTCCTAATCAATCGAACATATCGGTGAACAATGATCAAAGACACTGTCAGCTTCAGGGCGAGGAAACGCAGACGAAGAAAATAG agaatggaaaaataaatggaaccactgcagaggaagaggagactcCCACTTCCTTCAATCAAGTCAGTTCATTACATCCCATGAGTAGCAATGGCGGCACACATCCCATAGAAATCAACCTGAAACAGAAGCCTCCTAGAAAGGCCTTCATTGCCAACTCGCCAGGGGAAAAGAAAGGCAATAACAACTCTACAAGCAGCATGGACTGCAAAAATGACAAGCCCTCTGACTTGAAAATACTGGAGGGCAAAAGGGAGACTCTGGCCTCATTGAATGGTGTCGTGACCGTTAACTCTGGCCAGCTTGCCAACGGTTATCCCAACGTACCCTGTGGAGACAATGATGGAAGCGGCTCGGAGAGCGGATACACAACCCCCAAGAAGCGTCGAGCCCAACGGAACGGCAAGGCTGGGGACAGTGTGATCGCCGCCCAGGTGAAGACCATGCATCAGATCCCAGTGGCTCCTGACTCACCCAGCAAACCACAAGGCTCGCAACCTGACGGTGGCAGAGTGCCTTCCAAAGCAGAGTCCCACTCTGGTGGACCAAAGGTCAGACAGATGCCAACAGCTGTTACAGCTGCCCCACACACGCCTCCAGCCGCTGAGCCCCAACGCAAGAACTCAGACTCGGGCAAAGCAGCCGGGGCCGCCGGAAAGAAGTTCGAGGACCGGTCCGGTAAAGTCAAGGTGGTCACATCAGTTTCTGTAAAGGAGGACTCGTGGACTTTGTTTAAGCCACCGCCTGTGTTTCCTGTGGACAACAGTAGCGCTAAGATTGTGCCTAAGATCAGTTATGCAAGCAAAGTGAAGGAGAACCTTAATAAAGCGGCCCAAACCGTGGGAGAcgcccttcctcctcctcctcctattACTACTCCTTCCCAGGTTCCTGGGAGACTCTCACAGGTTCCCATGTCCGCAGTGAAGACCATCACTTCGGCTAGCTTTAGCAACGGCCCCTTGTCAGGTGAAGGGAACAGCTGCCCCTTGCCTGGGCCGCTCTTCAACTCCACACCGTCGGGCGCCGCAACCGCACTGGTCCCCACTGGTCCAGGGGATGAGAACGTAGCATCCTCATCTAGCACGACTAGCGGCTCCACGTCAGTTAGTTCTGCTACCACAATGACTGTCGTGGAGCCCAGGAAACCAAGTCTTTTTGTTTCTGCCTTCGCCCCCTCAAATATGCAACTCTCGCTCCCAAGCGCCCGCCAGCCCGACCCTCCCAACGCTCAGACAAATCAGAAGTCTCTGGGGGACATCTTTCAGAACCAGTGGGGCCTGTCGTTTATCAACGAGCCCAGTGCTGGGCCTGAGACCACGGTATGCCGGTCCTTGGGTAAAGGCAAGCCCGTGGAGGTGACCTTTCAGGGGGATTGTTCCTCTGCCATTGTGGGGGTCACACAGACTCCTTCCGCGTCACCTCTGAGGTCAGAGCATCCTCCCTTCCCAAAGGCTTACGAGCTTGACAAACGGACTAGTGTTCAAACTCTAAACAGGGGCGCCACCTCTTGCCCCCCCTCAGGGGCCGCTGCGCAAGACAGCCCCTCGCAGACCCCCGTCTTCGGACTGGACGCCCAGAAAGACGAGGCTGGGGGACATGGTGCAATAGTGTTTTGCTCTTCCTCAAAGGACCCTGGGGCGGAGCTGCCTCAGACCTGCCCGGTTCCAGCCGTGCTGGCTTTGGTCAGAGACCAGGGCCGTACTAAGGGCTTCGACAGGAGGTCTGACTCTGGGTCTTTTGATCTAAAAGCTGCTGTAATTTATCACACTAAAG AAATGGAATATATTTTGAATTTGCAAAAACAAG ATCCAAATAGAGTAGTCCTCTATTGCGATTTGAAGGATGGTCCTGATCATTGA